A DNA window from Streptomyces sp. CA-278952 contains the following coding sequences:
- a CDS encoding DUF4153 domain-containing protein translates to MSDQPSEAPRPPEDPKEAGAPRPPEPPTAASEAVGTPAHQPDPTAARPAGAPAADTARQSAVWDPAPSQASGDPRARAQATGKAGPPGNPWQYGAGVHSAEDNDVTARIRPPAPPLIGPAVLGSVLATALLSALFLGDGLGVNLLIVAVPATLAAFFAARAAGRRLRPWTATWAVGGLALLAVPALRDAGWPTFLAVVSAFALGSLALHGSRSWLGVLIGSLGLFDSVVPGIIWGVRGVRSRADGSRARWGAALRTTVVALVLLVVFGTLFASADAAFAELLGSLMPDASVGEGPWRIFLFALGLAGALAAAHAAAAPVRWDGITVRPGKPRGRAEWALPLIVLNLLFAAFITLQLVVLFGGYDKVRDVTGLNHAEYARQGFWQLLWATLLTLLVIALALRWAPRGGTGDRTLVRSVLGPLCVLTLVVVASALRRMDLYVDEYGLTRLRISVAAMELWLGVVLVLVLAAGVFGARFLPRAIAVSAAAGVLAFGLLSPDGLIAEQNVQRFEDSRFEDSRSTAIDIDYVKDLSADAVPALDRLPEPERSCALRIIQNDVLGADTPWYATSWGEARAREILEKRPVKGDTRDCYGAGREGTRDGYEPDGDGYDPY, encoded by the coding sequence ATGTCCGATCAGCCGTCCGAGGCGCCCAGACCGCCCGAAGATCCGAAGGAAGCCGGCGCGCCCCGGCCCCCGGAACCGCCGACGGCGGCGTCCGAGGCCGTCGGCACACCAGCGCATCAACCGGATCCCACCGCGGCGCGGCCCGCCGGTGCGCCGGCCGCCGATACCGCGCGGCAGTCCGCGGTGTGGGATCCGGCCCCGTCGCAGGCCTCCGGCGACCCGCGCGCCCGGGCCCAGGCGACCGGGAAGGCCGGGCCGCCGGGCAACCCCTGGCAGTACGGCGCCGGGGTGCACTCCGCCGAGGACAACGATGTGACGGCCCGCATCCGGCCCCCCGCGCCGCCCCTGATCGGCCCCGCCGTGCTCGGCTCGGTCCTGGCCACCGCCCTCCTGAGCGCGCTCTTCCTGGGCGACGGACTAGGGGTGAACCTTCTGATCGTGGCCGTGCCCGCCACACTGGCCGCGTTCTTCGCCGCGCGGGCGGCAGGCCGTCGGCTACGGCCCTGGACCGCGACCTGGGCGGTGGGAGGACTCGCGCTGCTCGCGGTACCGGCCCTCCGGGACGCGGGCTGGCCCACCTTCCTCGCGGTGGTGTCCGCCTTCGCGCTGGGCTCGCTCGCGCTGCACGGCAGCCGCAGCTGGCTGGGGGTGCTGATCGGCTCGCTGGGGCTGTTCGACTCGGTCGTCCCCGGCATCATCTGGGGCGTGCGGGGGGTCCGCTCCCGGGCCGACGGTTCCCGGGCGCGCTGGGGCGCAGCCCTGCGCACCACGGTGGTGGCCCTCGTGCTGCTGGTGGTGTTCGGAACCCTCTTCGCCAGCGCGGACGCCGCGTTCGCCGAACTGCTGGGCAGTCTCATGCCCGACGCCTCGGTCGGCGAGGGACCGTGGCGGATCTTCCTCTTCGCCCTCGGGCTGGCCGGCGCGCTCGCCGCCGCGCACGCCGCGGCCGCCCCGGTGCGCTGGGACGGCATCACCGTACGGCCCGGCAAACCCCGGGGACGGGCCGAGTGGGCCCTTCCGCTGATCGTCCTCAACCTGCTCTTCGCCGCGTTCATCACCCTCCAGCTCGTCGTGCTCTTCGGCGGCTACGACAAGGTGCGGGACGTGACGGGGCTCAACCACGCCGAGTACGCCCGCCAGGGCTTCTGGCAGCTGTTGTGGGCCACGCTGCTCACCCTTCTCGTGATCGCCCTGGCCCTGCGCTGGGCACCGCGCGGCGGCACCGGGGACCGCACCCTGGTGCGGTCGGTCCTCGGCCCCCTCTGCGTGCTCACCCTCGTCGTGGTCGCCTCCGCGCTGCGGCGCATGGACCTGTACGTCGACGAGTACGGCCTGACCAGGCTCCGGATATCCGTGGCCGCGATGGAGCTCTGGCTCGGGGTGGTGCTGGTCCTCGTCCTGGCGGCAGGCGTCTTCGGGGCCCGGTTCCTGCCCCGGGCCATCGCGGTGAGCGCGGCGGCCGGCGTCCTGGCCTTCGGGCTGCTCTCACCGGACGGGTTGATCGCCGAGCAGAACGTCCAGCGCTTCGAGGACAGCCGGTTCGAGGACAGCCGGTCGACGGCCATCGACATCGACTACGTCAAGGACCTGTCCGCCGACGCCGTACCGGCGCTGGACCGACTGCCCGAACCGGAACGCTCCTGTGCGCTGCGGATCATCCAGAACGACGTCCTCGGCGCCGACACCCCCTGGTACGCGACCAGCTGGGGAGAGGCGCGGGCGAGGGAGATCTTGGAGAAGCGCCCGGTGAAGGGCGACACGCGTGACTGCTACGGCGCGGGCAGGGAAGGGACGCGGGACGGATACGAGCCGGACGGCGACGGCTACGACCCGTACTGA
- a CDS encoding ADP-ribosylglycohydrolase family protein, with amino-acid sequence MTADSASARRFERALASLRGLSVGDALGSQFFVPANYPLLKQRALPPGPWQWTDDTEMACSVLAVLTAHGRVDQDALARSFAEHHDFDRGYGPAVNRLLRLVREGGDWRELSSALFQGQGSWGNGSAMRIAPLGAWYADDPEQATHQAEISSYTTHQHREAVVGAMAVAAAASLAAASGGPPSPEDLLDGVIALVPRSAVGAGLRRARDMLDYRDAGTVAAVLGNGRRTSAHDTVPFALWSAARSLGEYEQAFWVTAQAGGDVDTTCAIVGGVVASAEAGAPPADWLAQTEEPPAWLTPLLR; translated from the coding sequence ATGACCGCTGATTCTGCTTCCGCGCGGCGCTTCGAACGCGCCCTGGCCAGCCTGCGTGGGCTGTCCGTGGGAGACGCCCTGGGCTCCCAGTTCTTCGTTCCGGCCAACTATCCCCTGCTGAAACAGCGGGCCCTGCCACCCGGGCCCTGGCAGTGGACCGACGACACCGAGATGGCCTGCTCGGTCCTGGCCGTGCTCACCGCGCACGGCCGCGTCGACCAGGACGCGCTCGCCCGCTCCTTCGCCGAGCACCACGACTTCGACCGGGGCTACGGTCCCGCCGTCAACCGGCTCCTCAGGCTCGTACGGGAGGGCGGCGACTGGCGGGAGCTGTCCTCGGCGCTGTTCCAGGGCCAGGGCTCCTGGGGCAACGGTTCGGCGATGCGCATCGCCCCGCTCGGCGCCTGGTACGCGGACGATCCGGAACAGGCCACGCACCAGGCGGAGATCTCCTCGTACACCACGCACCAGCACCGTGAGGCCGTCGTCGGCGCCATGGCCGTGGCCGCCGCCGCGTCGCTCGCCGCCGCCTCCGGCGGGCCGCCGAGCCCCGAGGACCTCCTCGACGGCGTCATCGCGCTCGTGCCCCGCAGCGCCGTCGGCGCGGGCCTGCGCCGGGCCCGCGACATGCTGGACTACCGGGACGCGGGGACGGTCGCCGCGGTCCTCGGCAACGGCCGCCGGACCAGCGCCCACGACACCGTGCCGTTCGCGCTCTGGTCGGCCGCCAGGAGCCTCGGGGAGTACGAGCAGGCGTTCTGGGTCACCGCCCAGGCAGGCGGTGACGTCGACACGACGTGCGCCATCGTCGGCGGTGTCGTCGCGTCGGCTGAGGCCGGAGCGCCGCCGGCCGACTGGCTGGCACAGACGGAGGAACCCCCGGCGTGGCTGACGCCGCTCCTGCGCTGA
- a CDS encoding histidine phosphatase family protein has protein sequence MARPQRIVLVRHGESEGNADDTVYEREPDHALRLTPTGLRQARETGEGLRELFGEERVSVYISPYRRTHETFRAFGLDPERVRVREEPRLREQDWGNWQDRDDVRLQKAYRDAYGHFFYRFAQGESGADVYDRVGAFLESLHRSFEQPDHPENVLLVTHGLTMRLFCMRWFHWSVAEFESLSNPGNGETRTLLLGEGGRYTLDRPFQSWRTPEPYGRTG, from the coding sequence ATGGCACGACCGCAGCGCATTGTCCTGGTCCGGCACGGCGAGTCCGAGGGCAACGCCGACGACACGGTGTACGAGCGGGAGCCCGACCACGCGCTCCGGCTCACCCCCACAGGTCTGCGGCAGGCCCGGGAGACCGGGGAGGGGCTGCGCGAGCTGTTCGGCGAGGAACGGGTGAGCGTCTACATCTCGCCGTACCGCCGCACCCACGAGACGTTCCGGGCCTTCGGTCTCGATCCGGAACGCGTCCGCGTCCGTGAGGAGCCCCGGCTGCGCGAGCAGGACTGGGGCAACTGGCAGGACCGGGACGACGTACGGCTGCAGAAGGCCTACCGGGACGCCTACGGGCACTTCTTCTACCGCTTCGCCCAGGGCGAGTCCGGCGCCGACGTCTACGACCGGGTCGGGGCGTTCCTGGAGAGCCTGCACCGGAGCTTCGAGCAGCCGGACCACCCGGAGAACGTCCTGCTGGTCACTCATGGTCTGACGATGCGGCTGTTCTGCATGCGCTGGTTCCACTGGTCGGTCGCGGAGTTCGAGTCGCTGTCCAACCCTGGCAACGGCGAGACCCGGACCCTGCTGCTGGGCGAGGGGGGCCGCTACACCCTCGACCGGCCCTTCCAGAGCTGGCGGACCCCTGAGCCGTACGGCCGCACCGGATAG